The Mercenaria mercenaria strain notata unplaced genomic scaffold, MADL_Memer_1 contig_2126, whole genome shotgun sequence genome has a segment encoding these proteins:
- the LOC123555021 gene encoding uncharacterized protein LOC123555021 has product MDANIDERVEQKLREHRSSLLTDMEKIITKISDNNAQNFSNLLNAGIPKFKRKSNEEQYKYNSKVGVALDEAESLLSDEKTDECSRKIAEAKDLVLHRQKLIRLADNSELGWRVVHEYECNPLADNSDDEKRMMQAESRANRKFKAEKKRSTRRSWPYRRTTSTVTAPQATVASTTPTQPRRPGLCFDCGKPGHWKGAPECAAKASNNKMSINLLCTLDQKNDGQSKIMGPEEPTETLSPVGRLKEKYHKWKEATGSDYILNVIDKGYKLPFKTIPEGTILKNNRSARENVSFVEQEIQDLLDKGIISKSEKTPKVVNPLTVAINKKGKKRLVLDCRYINPHLHQFKIKFQDIKIAEKLFEKNSFLFTYDLKGAYHHIDIFDEHRTYLGFSFPENGSKKYYVFNSLPFGIKTAGHIFTKLLRIVVSYLRCKGHKIIMFLDDGIGGHNSLMNAITSSDYTKQTLIDFGFLLAHEKCEWVPKQKVTWLGHVLDMEHNLLFITENRIRGLESSIESLLYQVSISKHKLVPVRYLASVVGQITSVQSVIGNKVRLLTRYLFNCINSRASWNAPVMITENAIDELQYWRQNVRSLNKNGKNIDKKEICMYNVFADASQLGYGGYVELNNSQCPSKNTPGDDVMGRRKSQGFDNHSDVYCKHDAQAGNVFSEIEYKDDSLSPEADIISNSGVFGGVNADHVFPEVNTILESPEVDSGIVPNRCTFPEVDTISNMITSEKVDYKHLHQRESFNTKPEVVGISTGSGKSTFTNSEVIGSWSKMEQGHSSTWREVEAVSRVLRSHEEALKGSYVKVYSDNKNVSSVLLNGSNKNNIHKIAVDLNKFCDQNCIVLCPEWIPRELNTESDYLSRCSDSDDWSICPSIFKELDRKWGPHTIDRFASHLNNKCSRFNSRWWVPGTEAVDALMQSWGSELEVNWLVPPPRLALACIRKCLKEKAVSTLTVPKWVSAPYWPWLFEEQRGFKPYIHEVRVIGKNCIISGNGNNGIFGKSVLPFDMVAFKFVP; this is encoded by the exons ATGGATGCAAACATCGATGAACGCGTTGAGCAGAAGTTACGAGAGCACAGATCGTCTTTGTTGACGGACATGGAGAAAATAATAACTAAGATAAGTGATAATAATgctcaaaatttttcaaatttattaaatgCTGGAATTCCAAAATTTAAGAGAAAGTCAAACGAAGAACAGTACAAGTACAATAGCAAAGTAGGCGTAGCTTTGGATGAAGCTGAGTCATTGTTATCTGACGAAAAAACGGACGAATGTAGTAGGAAAATAGCAGAAG caaAAGACCTGGTTTTACACCGGCAAAAGTTAATACGACTGGCTGACAATTCGGAATTGGGATGGAGAGTCGTACACGAGTACGAATGTAATCCTCTTGCCGACAACTCGGATGACGAAAAGCGTATGATGCAGGCCGAATCAAGAGCCAATCGAAAGTTCAAGGCAGAGAAGAAGCGTTCGACACGCCGATCTTGGCCATACAGGAGAACCACGTCTACCGTCACGGCTCCACAGGCGACAGTCGCATCGACCACGCCCACGCAACCTAGACGTCCCGGGCTTTGTTTTGATTGTGGCAAGCCCGGACATTGGAAAGGAGCGCCGGAATGCGCAGCAAAGGCTTCCAATAACAAGATGAGtataaatttgttatgtacattagATCAGAAAAATGACGGGCAGTCTAAAATTATGGGTCCGGAAGAGCCCACTGAAACCTTATCTCCTGTAGGTAGGTTGAAAGAAAAGTATCATAAATGGAAAGAGGCAACTGGAAGTGATTACATATTGAATGTTATTGATAAAGGATATAAATTACCCTTTAAAACAATTCCGGAAGGAACAATACTTAAAAATAATCGTTCAGCGAGagaaaatgtttcgtttgtaGAGCAAGAAATTCAAGATTTATTAGATAAAGGTATAATATCAAAATCAGAAAAAACACCAAAGGTAGTCAACCCCCTCACTGTAGctataaataaaaaagggaaaaagagaTTAGTTTTAGATTGCAGATATATAAATCCCCATTTACAccaattcaaaattaaatttcaggATATAAAAATAGCAGAGAAATTATTCGAAAAGAACTCCTTTTTATTTACATACGACTTAAAAGGAGCTTATCATCATATTGACATTTTTGATGAGCACAGAACTTATCTAGGGTTTTCGTTCCCTGAGAACGGGTCCAAAAAATATTACGTGTTTAATTCTTTACCATTCGGAATAAAAACAGCTGGGCACATATTCACAAAACTGTTGAGAATAGTTGTTTCATATTTGAGATGCAAAGGACACAAAATCATTATGTTTTTGGATGATGGTATAGGCGGTCATAACTCTCTTATGAATGCAATCACTTCCAGTGATTATACAAAACAAACTCTCATTGATTTTGGGTTTTTACTAGCACACGAGAAATGCGAATGGGTACCGAAACAAAAGGTAACGTGGCTTGGTCATGTGTTAGATATGGAACATAATCTATTGTTCATTACTGAAAATAGAATACGGGGATTAGAGTCTTCCATAGAATCTCTTCTATATCAGGTCagtatatcaaaacataaattagTACCTGTTAGATATCTCGCAAGTGTCGTAGGACAGATCACTTCTGTACAAAGTGTCATAGGTAACAAAGTACGGCTTTTAACCagatatttatttaattgtattaaTTCTAGAGCCAGCTGGAATGCTCCAGTAATGATCACAGAAAACGCAATTGACGAATTACAATACTGGAGACAAAACGTACGTTCTTTAaacaaaaatggtaaaaacattgataagaaagaaatatgcatgtataaCGTGTTTGCAGATGCAAGTCAATTAGGCTACGGAGGGTACGTAGAATTGAACAACTCTCAGTGCCCTTCAAAAAATACACCAGGTGATGACGTCATGGGGCGTCGCAAAAGTCAAGGTTTTGATAACCATTCAGATGTTTACTGTAAGCATGATGCACAAGCAGGTAACGTATTCTCAGAAATTGAATACAAAGATGATAGCTTGTCCCCGGAAGCGGACATTATAAGTAATTCTGGAGTATTTGGAGGCGTAAATGCCGATCACGTATTCCCGGAAGTGAATACGATATTAGAATCCCCGGAAGTGGATAGTGGTATAGTACCAAACAGATGCACGTTCCCGGAAGTGGACACAATTTCTAATATGATAACCTCGGAAAAGGTTGATTACAAACATTTACATCAACGTGAGTCATTTAATACCAAACCGGAAGTAGTGGGTATTTCAACTGGTAGTGGTAAGTCCACATTTACAAATTCAGAAGTAATCGGATCATGGTCAAAAATGGAACAGGGCCATAGTTCGACTTGGCGTGAGGTCGAAGCCGTAAGTAGAGTACTGCGCTCACACGAAGAGGCGCTTAAAGGTTCTTATGTGAAAGTATACTCagacaacaaaaatgtctcttcaGTGCTTTTAAACGgtagtaataaaaacaatatacataaaatagcTGTAGATCTGAATAAATTTTGTGATCAAAATTGCATTGTACTTTGTCCAGAGTGGATTCCACGGGAGCTTAACACAGAGAGTGACTATTTAAGCAGATGCTCTGATTCAGATGACTGGTCAATATGTCCGAGTATATTTAAGGAATTAGATCGTAAATGGGGTCCTCATACAATCGACAGATTTGCGTCACATTTAAATAACAAATGCAGTCGATTTAATTCCCGTTGGTGGGTACCCGGGACAGAAGCGGTTGATGCTCTAATGCAGTCCTGGGGCTCCGAACTTGAAGTGAACTGGTTAGTTCCACCACCTAGACTTGCATTAGCATGTATAAGAAAATGTCTGAAAGAAAAAGCTGTTAGTACATTGACTGTACCAAAGTGGGTCAGTGCGCCGTATTGGCCGTGGTTGTTTGAAGAGCAGAGAGGATTCAAACCATACATACACGAGGTTCGAGTTATTGGCAAAaattgcattatttcaggcaatgGCAATAACGGCATTTTTGGAAAAAGTGTCTTACCATTTGATATGGTAGCATTCAAATTTGTACCATAA